In Opitutaceae bacterium TAV5, one genomic interval encodes:
- a CDS encoding mannose-6-phosphate isomerase, with the protein MNELLRFQPLYQERVWGGRALETSLGRRLPAGGKPIGESWEIVDRPEAQSVVASGKFKGQKLRDVIAKHAADVMGPGWDKDKPFPILVKWLDCRERLSLQVHPPAEIAASLKGEPKTETWFIADTEPGASLIVGLKKGVTREQFEKAIADNTLETCVHRFRVAEGDSILVHSGEVHAIDAGNLILEIQQNSDTTYRVYDWGRTGLDGKPRQLHIEESLASIRWDDFEPAPVRAAPTSGVIAECDEFRIRRVVLDRGETLTIPAKEHARILSVVTGKLAPTSGGGSAGAEALERGENAVLPWAGAFTFRAEDASLVLLTEKFEG; encoded by the coding sequence ATGAATGAACTCCTTCGATTCCAACCTCTCTACCAGGAACGCGTCTGGGGCGGCCGCGCCCTCGAAACCTCGCTCGGGCGCCGTCTTCCCGCCGGAGGCAAGCCCATCGGCGAGAGCTGGGAAATCGTCGACCGCCCCGAGGCGCAGTCCGTGGTGGCCTCCGGCAAGTTCAAGGGCCAGAAGCTGCGCGACGTGATCGCGAAACACGCCGCCGACGTGATGGGCCCCGGCTGGGACAAGGACAAACCCTTCCCGATCCTCGTCAAGTGGCTGGATTGCCGCGAACGCCTCAGCCTCCAGGTCCATCCGCCCGCGGAGATCGCCGCCTCGCTCAAGGGCGAGCCGAAAACGGAAACCTGGTTCATCGCCGACACCGAGCCCGGCGCCAGCCTGATCGTGGGCCTGAAAAAGGGCGTGACCCGCGAGCAGTTCGAGAAGGCCATCGCCGACAACACCCTCGAAACCTGCGTCCACCGTTTCCGCGTCGCCGAGGGCGACTCGATCCTCGTGCACAGCGGCGAGGTCCATGCCATCGACGCGGGCAACCTCATCCTCGAAATCCAGCAAAACTCCGACACCACCTACCGCGTTTACGACTGGGGGCGCACCGGGCTCGACGGCAAGCCGCGCCAGCTCCACATCGAGGAATCGCTGGCCTCGATCCGGTGGGACGACTTCGAACCGGCGCCCGTGCGCGCCGCCCCGACTTCCGGGGTGATCGCCGAGTGCGACGAGTTCCGCATCCGCCGCGTGGTCCTCGACCGCGGGGAGACGCTGACCATCCCGGCCAAGGAGCATGCGCGCATCCTCAGCGTAGTGACGGGCAAGCTCGCGCCGACATCCGGCGGCGGCAGCGCCGGCGCCGAAGCGCTGGAGCGCGGCGAGAACGCCGTGCTGCCGTGGGCGGGCGCTTTCACCTTCCGGGCCGAGGACGCGTCGCTCGTGTTGCTCACGGAGAAATTCGAGGGGTGA
- a CDS encoding phosphoadenosine phosphosulfate reductase (catalyzes the reduction of 3'-phosphoadenylyl sulfate into sulfite), whose product MSTSTQAAATPPPPPSASPAQPDLEKATAGERVQWAANTFGDGLVLTTSFGIQAAVMLHLVTRIVPDIPVIFIDTGYLFPETYRFADQLAERLKLNLKVYRPLQTAAYQEARHGKRWEQGLEGLKAYNFENKVEPMDRAVRELGATAWLAGLRRSQSGTREALGVVQRQNTLTKIHPIIDWDNRTVHRYLTENDLPYHPLWDEGYVSVGDWHSTSKLEPGMTEEQTRFGGLKRECGLHELSGRGDFRI is encoded by the coding sequence ATGAGCACATCCACGCAGGCCGCCGCCACGCCCCCCCCTCCCCCCTCCGCCAGCCCTGCGCAGCCTGATCTGGAAAAAGCCACGGCCGGGGAACGCGTGCAATGGGCGGCCAACACCTTTGGCGACGGCCTGGTGCTCACGACGAGCTTCGGTATCCAGGCCGCCGTCATGCTCCACCTGGTCACGCGCATCGTGCCCGACATCCCCGTCATCTTCATCGATACCGGCTACCTCTTTCCCGAAACCTACCGGTTTGCCGACCAGCTCGCGGAGCGGCTGAAACTCAACCTCAAGGTTTACCGGCCGCTGCAAACCGCCGCATACCAGGAAGCCCGCCACGGCAAACGCTGGGAACAGGGCCTGGAGGGACTGAAGGCCTACAACTTCGAAAACAAGGTCGAGCCGATGGACCGCGCCGTGCGCGAACTCGGCGCCACCGCCTGGCTGGCCGGCCTGCGCCGCTCGCAATCCGGCACGCGCGAGGCGCTCGGCGTGGTGCAACGCCAGAACACCCTCACCAAAATCCACCCGATCATCGATTGGGACAACCGCACCGTCCACCGTTACCTGACGGAAAACGACCTGCCCTACCACCCGCTCTGGGACGAAGGGTATGTTTCGGTCGGCGACTGGCACAGCACCTCGAAACTGGAGCCCGGCATGACCGAGGAACAGACCCGCTTCGGCGGCCTGAAACGCGAATGCGGCCTCCACGAACTCAGCGGCCGCGGCGATTTCCGGATATAG
- a CDS encoding chromosome partitioning protein ParB — MPPPSKSRLGRGLGGLIAAGGSAKKNSVPPAAAGKTPAPAAPPEAAAPAAPAASGFLEISVTAIAPSPYQARKDIAPAQLQELAESIRAEGLLQPVVVRKAGDGKYQLIAGERRWRAFQLLRIKSIPARLVEAKDASAAALGLIENLQRESLNPLEEAYGYASLIRDFDLTQEAAAERVGKGRPTVANALRLLTLDGELQGFVARGLLSVGHAKVLLGIEDPAQRAVLARRVIEEGLSVRATEKLVQARKAGGASPVPHVAGAGRNLPPVEAAAVANIEKRLISHLGARVALKHTPKRGKIVIEYAGNDDLQRILEKLGVEA; from the coding sequence ATGCCTCCTCCTTCCAAATCCCGCCTCGGTCGCGGCCTCGGCGGCCTCATCGCCGCCGGCGGTTCGGCCAAAAAAAACTCTGTCCCGCCCGCTGCCGCCGGGAAAACGCCTGCTCCCGCCGCTCCGCCCGAAGCCGCCGCCCCCGCCGCGCCGGCCGCCAGCGGGTTTCTGGAAATCTCCGTCACCGCCATCGCCCCGAGCCCGTATCAGGCGCGCAAGGACATCGCTCCCGCGCAACTCCAGGAACTCGCCGAGAGCATCCGCGCCGAAGGCCTGCTCCAGCCGGTGGTCGTGCGCAAGGCCGGCGACGGCAAATACCAGCTCATCGCCGGGGAGCGCCGCTGGCGCGCCTTCCAGCTTCTCAGGATCAAGAGCATTCCCGCCCGCCTCGTGGAGGCGAAGGACGCCTCCGCCGCCGCGCTCGGCCTGATCGAAAACCTCCAGCGCGAGAGCCTCAACCCGCTCGAGGAAGCATACGGCTATGCCAGCCTCATCCGCGATTTCGACCTCACGCAGGAAGCCGCCGCCGAACGCGTCGGCAAGGGCCGCCCCACCGTGGCCAACGCCCTGCGCCTCCTCACGCTCGACGGCGAATTGCAGGGGTTTGTCGCCCGAGGGCTTCTCTCCGTCGGCCACGCCAAGGTGCTCCTCGGCATCGAGGATCCCGCGCAGCGCGCCGTCCTCGCCCGGCGCGTGATCGAGGAAGGCCTCAGCGTCCGCGCCACCGAGAAACTCGTGCAGGCCCGCAAGGCCGGCGGCGCCTCGCCCGTCCCGCACGTGGCCGGCGCCGGCCGCAACCTGCCGCCCGTCGAGGCCGCCGCGGTGGCCAATATCGAGAAGCGGCTCATCTCCCATCTCGGCGCCCGTGTTGCCCTCAAACACACGCCGAAGCGCGGCAAGATCGTCATCGAGTACGCCGGCAACGACGACCTGCAGCGCATCCTGGAAAAACTCGGAGTGGAGGCATGA
- a CDS encoding aspartyl-tRNA amidotransferase subunit B, whose amino-acid sequence MSTTIYEQLRADIIAAVKARDSDTATILRTNDGAIQRAAMDLNKPIDDALAIATLRKSVKNLADAKAQFEKGGRADLAAANDRELRLIEKYLPRQLDAARLETLVTEAIAATGAGSKKEMGKVIAALKQHPDAGLIDFGAASKLIQAKLA is encoded by the coding sequence ATGTCCACGACGATCTACGAACAGCTCCGCGCCGATATCATCGCCGCCGTCAAGGCGCGCGACTCCGACACCGCGACGATCCTCCGTACCAACGACGGAGCCATCCAGCGCGCGGCGATGGACCTCAACAAGCCGATCGACGACGCGCTCGCCATCGCCACGCTGCGCAAGTCCGTCAAGAATCTCGCCGACGCCAAAGCCCAGTTCGAAAAGGGCGGCCGCGCCGACCTCGCCGCCGCCAACGACCGCGAACTCCGCCTCATCGAAAAGTACCTGCCCCGCCAGCTCGATGCCGCCCGGCTGGAAACCCTCGTCACCGAAGCCATCGCCGCCACCGGCGCGGGCTCGAAAAAGGAAATGGGCAAGGTCATCGCCGCGCTCAAGCAGCACCCCGACGCCGGCCTGATCGACTTCGGCGCCGCCAGCAAACTGATCCAGGCGAAGCTGGCCTGA
- a CDS encoding cell division protein FtsK produces the protein MPKPANSNPNNRPVFPAQGRGPRWLLAVICLLAGVLMAVALGDYSPAQVNSTSPIGSNVVGRVGANFSFAALRAAGALAFLVPAMLFWVAWVAMRNLHRFGWPRVAAIFVSLVSGCGLATMLDANGSIDSGSQYFSAGWGGITGQLVYNRFSFIYLGTFGSAVILGLIYFVALMTVLTPNPRAELDKLFAALHRWREERARLRAIAAEARRIRKEQEARARADAAAEEARAVLAAAKKAPRAASVTAGTGDRNGSAAGSADAGDNPPPVPPPGPARIVRSTAPVDPASATATPAGAGGIAIVKPEETKKAKSPVVPASDENYQFPPVTLLKEQTRPEGADDDAEYARNMDDLVRILGEFNVAVSPGEIHVGPVITCYEVVPAPGVRVEKIASLDKNIALGMRAQSVRILAPIPGKAAVGIEMPNRTPSPVGMRDILESEDWAAAKAEIPIALGKDVSGKPLISDLSKMPHLLIAGATGSGKSVCINSIIASIVYRKAPKDLRLIMVDPKVVELKVFNSLPHMLIPVVTEPKKVPSALKWLLGEMEQRYQIFAKVGVRNISGFNHRKKNAKPDFPVAGSGATTDLHAPGEQQTLEGVDPFEDDDGIEIPDRLPYIVAIIDELADLMMVAPAEIETSIARLAQLARAAGIHLIIATQRPSVNVITGVIKANLPSRIAFQVASQVDSRTILDGKGADTLIGRGDMLFSPPGSSRLVRAQGAFVSDEEVQEFVEFLKRNGPPQYAAAVQQQIDRGADDEDGDEDEDLGDDSELYEQVLDVLRSTKRASTSMIQRRLKIGYNRAARVMDLLEKRGIIGPENGSSPREILVDLDSL, from the coding sequence ATGCCCAAGCCCGCAAACTCAAACCCAAATAACAGACCCGTCTTCCCTGCCCAGGGACGCGGCCCTCGCTGGCTGCTCGCGGTGATCTGCTTGCTGGCGGGCGTGTTGATGGCGGTGGCGCTCGGGGATTATTCGCCCGCGCAGGTCAATTCCACCAGCCCGATCGGCAGCAATGTCGTCGGCCGCGTCGGGGCGAATTTCTCATTCGCCGCCCTGCGGGCCGCCGGCGCGCTGGCGTTTCTCGTGCCGGCGATGCTCTTCTGGGTGGCCTGGGTGGCGATGCGCAACCTGCACCGCTTCGGCTGGCCGCGCGTCGCGGCGATCTTCGTCTCCCTTGTCAGCGGCTGCGGGCTCGCCACCATGCTCGACGCCAACGGCAGCATCGACAGCGGCAGCCAGTACTTCTCGGCCGGCTGGGGCGGCATCACCGGCCAGCTCGTCTATAACCGCTTTTCCTTCATCTACCTGGGCACGTTCGGCTCGGCCGTCATCCTCGGCCTCATCTACTTCGTCGCCCTGATGACCGTCCTCACGCCCAATCCGCGGGCCGAGCTCGACAAACTTTTCGCCGCCCTGCACCGCTGGCGCGAGGAACGCGCCCGGCTCCGCGCCATCGCCGCCGAGGCCCGCCGCATCCGCAAGGAACAGGAGGCCAGGGCCCGCGCCGATGCCGCCGCAGAGGAAGCTCGCGCCGTGCTCGCCGCCGCGAAAAAAGCCCCGCGTGCCGCCAGCGTCACCGCCGGCACGGGGGACCGCAACGGCTCCGCCGCCGGCAGCGCCGACGCTGGCGACAATCCGCCGCCGGTCCCGCCTCCCGGCCCCGCGCGCATCGTCCGCAGCACCGCGCCCGTCGATCCGGCCTCCGCGACGGCCACGCCGGCCGGAGCCGGCGGCATCGCCATCGTCAAACCCGAGGAAACAAAAAAGGCCAAATCGCCCGTCGTCCCCGCCTCCGACGAAAATTACCAGTTCCCGCCCGTCACCCTGCTGAAGGAGCAGACCCGCCCCGAAGGTGCCGACGACGATGCCGAATACGCCCGCAACATGGACGACCTCGTGCGCATCCTCGGCGAGTTCAACGTCGCCGTGTCGCCCGGCGAGATCCACGTCGGCCCGGTCATCACCTGTTACGAAGTCGTGCCCGCGCCCGGCGTGCGCGTCGAGAAAATCGCCAGCCTCGACAAGAACATCGCCCTCGGCATGCGCGCCCAGTCCGTGCGCATTCTCGCCCCCATCCCCGGAAAAGCCGCCGTCGGCATCGAAATGCCCAACCGCACGCCCTCTCCCGTCGGCATGCGCGACATCCTCGAATCCGAAGACTGGGCCGCCGCCAAGGCCGAGATTCCCATCGCCCTCGGCAAGGACGTTTCCGGCAAACCCCTCATCAGCGACCTCTCCAAGATGCCCCACCTGCTCATCGCCGGCGCCACCGGCTCGGGCAAGTCCGTGTGCATCAACTCGATCATCGCCTCCATCGTTTACCGCAAGGCGCCCAAGGACCTGCGCCTCATCATGGTCGACCCCAAGGTCGTCGAGCTGAAGGTGTTCAACTCCCTGCCCCACATGCTCATCCCCGTCGTCACCGAGCCGAAGAAAGTGCCCTCCGCGCTCAAGTGGCTGCTCGGCGAGATGGAGCAGCGCTACCAGATCTTCGCCAAGGTCGGCGTCCGCAACATCAGCGGCTTCAACCACCGCAAGAAGAACGCCAAACCCGACTTCCCCGTCGCCGGCAGCGGCGCCACCACCGACCTCCACGCGCCCGGCGAACAGCAGACGCTCGAAGGTGTCGATCCCTTCGAGGACGACGACGGCATCGAGATCCCCGACCGCCTGCCCTACATCGTGGCGATCATCGACGAACTCGCCGACCTCATGATGGTGGCCCCCGCCGAGATCGAGACGAGCATCGCCCGCCTCGCGCAGCTTGCCCGTGCCGCCGGCATCCACCTGATCATCGCCACCCAGCGCCCGTCGGTGAACGTCATCACCGGCGTCATCAAGGCCAACCTGCCCTCCCGCATCGCCTTCCAGGTCGCCTCGCAGGTGGACTCCCGCACCATTCTCGACGGCAAGGGCGCCGACACGCTCATCGGCCGCGGCGACATGCTCTTTTCGCCTCCCGGCAGTTCGCGGCTCGTGCGCGCGCAGGGCGCCTTCGTTTCCGACGAGGAAGTGCAGGAGTTTGTCGAATTCCTCAAACGCAACGGCCCCCCGCAGTACGCCGCCGCCGTGCAACAACAGATCGACCGCGGCGCCGACGACGAGGACGGCGACGAGGACGAGGACCTCGGCGACGACAGCGAACTCTACGAGCAGGTGCTCGACGTGCTCCGCAGCACCAAACGCGCCTCCACCTCGATGATCCAGCGCCGCCTGAAAATCGGTTACAACCGCGCCGCCCGCGTCATGGACCTGCTCGAAAAGCGGGGTATCATCGGCCCCGAAAACGGCTCCAGCCCCCGCGAGATCCTCGTCGACCTCGATTCGCTGTAA
- a CDS encoding sulfate transporter, with amino-acid sequence MSAFRFSPSTLSTASQVGRSSLRWLRERFPLGGEFRTYTLGKFRADALAAATVSLVSIPQAIGFALIAGLPPLMVIMSVIVGGFVAALFTSSHHLVFGPSNSMSIVLAATIYSVSSKGLTPAQITIVLAALIGLFQLVAGLARFGKITQFISRSVIIGYGTAIGILLAAGQVSHFFGIIQTGSHGSFIGNLWDALQQIVHFRFNPWALVVGVGTLAIFEICAHYIRRVPAELIGLVVIALLTKYLHLDDVWGLRTISDEGVLSVELPSFIGMPLGPDTWGVIPTLLGAALAISILGMLEAVSLSKTFAAKSGQQIDVNQELISMGTANIVVSAYGAMPGSASFARSGANFQSGARTQMASLMSSVIVLGALFFVAPLINYIPVASLAAHLIRIGLRMISRDQLRLAWRATGSDAIVLATTLLAAFFLKLDIAIYVGVGVSLVLFLRKAGAPSLVEYGFNDSGHLSELDDSSGRKNAAISIVHVEGELFFGAADLFQEQVRQLAGDEATRVVILRMKNARHLDATSVMSLLQLHDYMQTTGRHLLVSGINPDVKKVLRRAGAWQKIGAENIFPAEANLTMSTKRALLRASQLLQQDGEKARPDVRIFYDKNKESAADRGTDSRDSRTTDKPGDFQI; translated from the coding sequence ATGAGTGCATTCCGCTTCTCGCCGTCCACTCTCTCCACTGCGTCGCAAGTCGGGCGCAGTTCCCTCCGCTGGCTCCGCGAGCGCTTCCCGCTCGGCGGCGAATTCCGCACCTACACTCTCGGGAAATTCCGGGCCGACGCCCTCGCCGCCGCCACCGTATCGCTCGTCTCGATACCGCAGGCCATCGGCTTCGCGCTCATCGCCGGGCTGCCGCCGCTCATGGTCATCATGTCGGTAATCGTGGGCGGGTTCGTGGCCGCGCTCTTCACGTCGTCGCACCACCTCGTTTTCGGCCCGAGCAACTCGATGAGCATCGTGCTCGCGGCCACCATCTACTCGGTCTCGAGCAAGGGGCTCACGCCGGCGCAGATCACCATCGTGCTGGCGGCCCTCATCGGCCTGTTCCAGCTCGTGGCCGGGCTGGCGCGATTCGGCAAGATCACGCAGTTCATCTCGCGTTCGGTCATCATCGGTTACGGCACCGCGATCGGCATCCTGCTCGCGGCCGGGCAGGTGTCGCATTTTTTCGGCATCATCCAGACCGGTTCGCACGGCAGCTTCATCGGCAACCTCTGGGATGCGTTGCAGCAGATCGTCCACTTCCGGTTCAACCCCTGGGCGCTGGTCGTGGGCGTGGGGACGCTGGCGATTTTCGAAATCTGCGCGCACTACATCCGCCGCGTGCCCGCCGAGCTGATCGGCCTCGTGGTCATCGCGCTGCTGACAAAGTACCTGCACCTCGACGACGTCTGGGGCCTGCGCACGATTTCCGACGAAGGCGTGCTGTCCGTGGAGCTGCCTTCCTTCATCGGCATGCCGCTCGGTCCCGACACCTGGGGCGTCATCCCCACGCTGCTCGGCGCCGCGCTCGCCATTTCGATCCTCGGCATGCTCGAGGCCGTTTCGCTTTCCAAGACGTTTGCCGCCAAGTCCGGCCAGCAGATCGATGTGAACCAGGAGCTCATCTCGATGGGCACGGCCAACATCGTCGTCAGCGCCTACGGCGCGATGCCCGGCTCGGCGTCGTTCGCGCGCAGCGGGGCCAATTTCCAGAGCGGCGCCAGGACGCAGATGGCGTCGCTGATGAGCAGCGTGATCGTGCTCGGCGCGCTGTTTTTCGTCGCGCCGCTCATCAACTACATCCCGGTGGCCAGCCTCGCCGCCCACCTCATCCGCATCGGCCTGCGCATGATCAGCCGCGACCAGCTCCGGCTCGCCTGGCGCGCCACGGGTTCGGACGCCATCGTGCTCGCGACCACGCTGCTCGCGGCCTTTTTCCTCAAGCTCGACATCGCCATCTACGTCGGCGTGGGCGTGTCGCTCGTCCTCTTCCTGCGCAAGGCCGGCGCGCCTTCGCTGGTCGAGTACGGTTTCAACGACAGCGGGCACCTCTCGGAACTCGATGACAGCAGCGGGCGCAAGAACGCCGCCATCTCGATCGTGCACGTCGAGGGCGAACTGTTTTTCGGCGCCGCCGACCTGTTTCAGGAACAGGTCCGCCAGCTCGCCGGCGACGAGGCCACGCGCGTGGTCATCCTGCGCATGAAAAATGCCCGCCACCTCGACGCCACCTCGGTGATGTCGTTGCTGCAACTCCACGACTACATGCAGACCACCGGGCGCCACCTGCTGGTGAGCGGCATCAACCCCGACGTCAAAAAGGTGCTCCGCCGCGCCGGCGCCTGGCAGAAAATCGGTGCGGAGAACATTTTCCCGGCCGAGGCCAACCTGACCATGAGCACCAAGCGCGCGCTGCTGCGCGCCTCGCAGCTCCTGCAACAGGACGGGGAAAAGGCCCGGCCCGATGTGCGCATTTTTTACGACAAGAACAAGGAAAGCGCCGCCGACCGCGGCACGGATTCCCGCGACTCGCGCACCACCGACAAACCGGGCGATTTCCAGATCTGA
- a CDS encoding peptidoglycan-binding protein: protein MLKKTKSVIRGAGLLLAAVAGLSVARAQYQQPANPAADLAALRQEVALASENIRTLTSRVEQLESENARLRQQITSSGQSYASTSYVNESVNETSRLLKAAIAQSKSDTLQQVGTQMEKLARETNAAIDSIAKSVNSRPPPVSSPPQFDPNFPKEGIEYVVQRGDTLSSIAAKTGGKTKDIINANRIADPTKLQVGQKLFIPGGN from the coding sequence ATGCTCAAGAAGACAAAATCCGTGATCCGGGGCGCGGGCCTGTTGCTGGCGGCGGTGGCCGGCCTTTCCGTTGCCCGGGCGCAGTACCAGCAACCCGCGAATCCCGCCGCCGATCTCGCCGCCTTGCGCCAGGAAGTCGCTCTCGCCAGCGAGAACATCCGGACTCTCACCAGTCGCGTCGAACAGCTCGAATCCGAGAACGCCAGGCTCAGGCAGCAGATCACCAGTTCGGGGCAGAGTTATGCCAGCACCTCGTACGTCAACGAATCGGTCAACGAGACCAGCCGCCTCCTGAAAGCCGCCATCGCCCAGTCGAAGAGCGACACCCTCCAGCAGGTCGGCACCCAGATGGAGAAACTCGCCCGGGAAACCAACGCCGCCATCGATTCCATCGCCAAATCCGTCAACTCCCGCCCGCCGCCGGTCAGCTCGCCACCCCAGTTCGACCCGAACTTCCCCAAGGAGGGCATCGAATATGTCGTGCAACGCGGCGACACCCTCTCTTCCATCGCCGCCAAGACAGGCGGCAAGACGAAGGACATCATCAACGCCAACCGGATCGCCGACCCGACCAAACTCCAGGTCGGGCAGAAGCTCTTCATTCCCGGCGGCAACTGA